The genomic segment GAGGCCCACGGCGGAAGGGTGCGCGCCGAAAACCGCCCCGAAGGCGGCGCGCGTTTCGTGGTGGAACTGCCGCTCAAGCATGCCGACTGACTCCTTGGACAAGCCCACTGCGCCGTACTAGTCTCTTGGACTTCAAAACAGTTGATGCGGGGAGCGAGTTATGAGCGAGTCACAAACACGAATCGATGCCATTGGCGAGAACCTTTACCGAATCCACACGCCGATCCCGCCGGAACAGGTGCCCGGGGGATTCAGCTTCAACCAGTATCTGCTCATCGACGAGCAGCCGCTGCTCTTCCACACGGGGCTGCGCGGCCTGTTCGAACCGGTGAGTGCGGCGATTGCCTCGGTGATGCCGCTCGAGAAGCTGCGCTACATTTCCTTCTGTCACTACGAATCCGATGAGTGCGGCGCGCTCAACGAGTTCCTGCGCGTCGCGCCGAGCGCCGAGCCGCTGTGCAGCCAGGTCGGTGCGATGACCAGCGTGGGCGATATCTCCGACCGGCCGCCGCGCGCGATGGCCGATGGGGAGGAACTCTCACTCGGCAAGCACGTCGTCCAGTGGATCGACGCGCCGCACGTGCCGCACGGGTGGGACAACGGGTTTCTGTTCGAGAAGACGACGCACACCCTTTTCTGT from the Chrysiogenia bacterium genome contains:
- a CDS encoding MBL fold metallo-hydrolase — translated: MSESQTRIDAIGENLYRIHTPIPPEQVPGGFSFNQYLLIDEQPLLFHTGLRGLFEPVSAAIASVMPLEKLRYISFCHYESDECGALNEFLRVAPSAEPLCSQVGAMTSVGDISDRPPRAMADGEELSLGKHVVQWIDAPHVPHGWDNGFLFEKTTHTLFCGDLFTQGGAEHEPVADRILETSEQMRAGMDYFAHGANTGPVLDRLAALEPKTLACMHGSACRGDGGALLRALAGKLGA